In Nostoc sp. CENA543, a single genomic region encodes these proteins:
- a CDS encoding pre-peptidase C-terminal domain-containing protein produces MGTYNGTTFFPDPGSGTSTALDTALYIGGSLTGRSGLFQDDLSRLTPSDLSDYYKFTISSSSIVTLEMDGLTADANLFLRNSAGSSLRASSNPGTTSELIRFSLNDTPDNVFYAHAFIPIGSTATSYNLRLSAEAIQESNLANPTVDNTVAGARNIGIFTTSNTITPIIDYVSGLGQIIDAEDYYSFTLTSSGTVNIGLRSLNGTDTLYADLELRNSSSLLQSSATTGTTSESINRSLTAGTYYIRAVSSLLPGNYELNFSFTADPPDAGGNTVGTATPINLSSTFSEIVSDQVSLGDTNDYYQFTLASTSLVDIRFTSLTADANLFLQNQSGGNLISSTQSGTALDGVRLSLNAGTYNILVNRGSTDTAQYTLSASAEVIGTDQALNTTTLAQNLGSLNGSLTRSEFVGNIDTNDYYRFTLDRTSEINLNLSILSSYFDTQLVNADLQLLNSVNTQIATSNLTGNSNESISTVLNSGTYFIRVFTSGLANTFYNLNIEAKPQATLIQDINPIGNSDPANLTALGNTLYFTANDGTAGVQLWSSNGSTATRLSNITNFNPSNLIVFNNRLYFTASNSAFGQELWEYNGTSVNRISDINTGAGNSNPNHLTVAGNKLFFTAVDNSNTRKLWVYNGTSLSLVDINPSFATSSTPTFTTAFNNRLFFTAQNNRQLWSTDGTIAGTQVITAGSATNIAPRSLTVVGNTLYFTANNGTSGQEIWQYQSGTTASLLKDITPGNNSFAPSNLTAVGNTLYFVTDSDNDFNLELWKSDGTSGGTQIIGTDGVAPNLGLGAFSLTAVGSALYFVANNPGSGLELWRTDGTTTNMVKDISSGSSDSLPTGLVNFNGTLAFAASDGTSREVWFSDGTEPNTRRVSSIEIAGNANPGWLTVVGNRLFFTATDGTTGTELYVL; encoded by the coding sequence ATGGGAACTTACAACGGTACAACCTTCTTTCCTGATCCTGGTAGTGGCACATCTACAGCCTTAGATACTGCACTTTATATTGGTGGTTCTCTCACCGGCAGATCTGGCTTATTTCAAGACGACCTCAGTCGTCTCACTCCATCTGATTTATCCGACTACTACAAATTTACTATCAGCAGTTCCAGCATAGTCACCTTAGAAATGGATGGACTAACTGCTGATGCTAACTTATTCCTGCGAAATAGTGCTGGTAGCTCCCTGCGTGCTTCTAGCAACCCTGGAACTACCTCAGAACTAATCCGTTTTAGCCTGAATGATACACCTGACAACGTATTTTACGCACACGCTTTTATTCCCATTGGTTCAACCGCAACCTCATATAATCTTAGGCTCTCCGCAGAAGCTATTCAAGAAAGCAACCTAGCAAATCCTACAGTAGATAACACAGTTGCAGGAGCCAGGAATATTGGCATATTTACCACTAGCAATACAATCACTCCAATCATTGATTATGTAAGTGGCTTAGGTCAGATTATAGACGCAGAAGATTACTACAGTTTTACATTAACCAGCAGTGGTACAGTTAACATCGGCTTGAGGAGTCTTAATGGTACAGATACTCTCTATGCTGATCTCGAACTCAGAAACAGTTCCTCTTTGCTCCAAAGTAGTGCCACTACCGGAACAACATCAGAATCAATTAATCGAAGTCTTACCGCCGGTACATACTATATCCGGGCTGTATCCTCTTTACTACCTGGTAACTATGAGTTAAATTTTAGCTTTACCGCAGACCCACCAGACGCAGGCGGAAACACGGTAGGAACGGCTACCCCAATTAACCTATCATCTACCTTCTCAGAAATAGTTTCAGATCAAGTTAGTCTAGGAGACACTAACGACTATTACCAATTCACCCTAGCCTCAACATCTCTAGTAGACATCCGATTTACATCCTTAACAGCAGATGCTAACTTATTCCTGCAAAACCAAAGTGGTGGGAACCTTATCAGTTCAACCCAGTCAGGAACAGCCTTAGATGGGGTTCGACTGAGTTTGAATGCTGGTACTTACAATATTTTAGTGAATCGGGGTTCAACAGATACAGCTCAATATACCCTGAGTGCTTCTGCTGAAGTGATAGGAACAGATCAAGCACTCAATACTACAACATTAGCGCAAAATTTAGGTAGCTTAAATGGTTCTCTCACCCGCAGTGAATTTGTCGGTAACATAGACACTAACGACTACTACAGATTCACCCTAGATAGAACCAGTGAAATAAATCTGAATCTGAGTATTTTAAGTAGCTATTTTGATACGCAGCTAGTCAATGCAGATTTGCAACTACTCAACTCTGTTAATACACAAATAGCCACATCTAACCTAACTGGAAATAGCAATGAAAGTATCAGCACTGTCTTAAATTCTGGTACATACTTTATTCGCGTCTTCACTTCTGGGTTAGCCAATACTTTCTATAATTTGAATATTGAAGCAAAACCCCAAGCCACATTAATACAAGACATTAATCCTATCGGCAATTCCGATCCTGCAAACCTCACTGCATTGGGTAATACCTTATATTTCACCGCTAATGATGGCACTGCGGGTGTGCAGTTGTGGAGTAGTAATGGTAGCACCGCAACTCGTTTGAGTAATATCACTAACTTTAATCCTAGTAATCTGATAGTCTTCAACAATAGGTTATATTTTACCGCCAGCAATAGTGCTTTTGGTCAAGAACTGTGGGAATATAACGGCACTTCAGTTAATAGAATCAGTGATATAAATACAGGTGCTGGCAATTCTAATCCTAATCATTTGACAGTAGCCGGAAACAAACTTTTCTTTACTGCCGTCGATAATAGTAACACTCGAAAATTGTGGGTTTATAATGGCACAAGTCTCAGTTTAGTAGACATTAACCCCAGTTTTGCTACTAGCAGTACACCTACTTTCACCACTGCTTTTAATAATCGCCTCTTCTTCACAGCCCAAAATAACCGCCAACTTTGGTCAACCGACGGTACTATAGCCGGTACTCAAGTAATCACTGCTGGAAGTGCTACTAACATTGCTCCCCGCAGCTTGACAGTTGTTGGTAATACCTTATACTTCACAGCTAACAATGGCACAAGTGGACAGGAAATCTGGCAGTATCAAAGCGGCACTACAGCTAGCTTACTCAAAGATATCACCCCAGGTAATAACTCCTTTGCTCCCAGCAACCTGACAGCCGTAGGTAACACTTTGTACTTTGTCACAGATAGTGACAATGACTTTAACTTGGAACTGTGGAAGAGTGACGGTACATCTGGGGGAACTCAAATAATTGGGACAGATGGAGTAGCTCCCAATCTCGGCTTAGGTGCTTTCTCTTTAACTGCTGTGGGAAGTGCGCTCTACTTTGTAGCAAATAACCCAGGTTCAGGTTTAGAACTATGGCGAACAGATGGTACAACCACAAATATGGTGAAGGATATTTCATCTGGTAGTTCTGATAGTCTTCCCACTGGTCTTGTCAACTTCAATGGCACACTTGCTTTTGCCGCTTCTGATGGTACAAGTCGAGAGGTGTGGTTCAGTGACGGCACAGAGCCGAATACGCGTAGGGTTAGCAGCATTGAGATCGCAGGAAACGCTAATCCTGGCTGGCTCACTGTCGTTGGTAATAGACTGTTCTTCACTGCTACAGACGGAACTACCGGCACAGAATTGTACGTACTTTAA
- a CDS encoding fimbria/pilus periplasmic chaperone, which yields MLPILRNISLGLLGALALGIQPANALNIGVSPPKIHVDINSKKTRSQTIKVMNLDSKPVELKVYVHSWDLNEQNRIRVLPPKEQSLEQWIVFTPSRFTIPARGVQTIRFTVRPRVKPQTGEHRAVIFVEEVPSGDKKGVNIVGKLGVAVYGYVGDIKRVGVLNAVNVNSKPNALNAVFDISSQGNGYVNLQGQYAIWPAAKYPGAAATKPIANLTRDTKINEPLADVGFLPSTPVLPESRRQILLPISKKLPPGDYVLDINGELNGVAIKKGIPFTVPFNAPIAENRPPRTPSGSQNLRNNLRNAPRRN from the coding sequence ATGTTGCCAATACTCAGAAACATAAGCTTGGGATTACTGGGAGCATTAGCATTAGGAATCCAGCCGGCTAACGCTCTCAATATCGGTGTTAGTCCCCCAAAAATTCATGTAGATATTAATAGTAAAAAAACACGTTCTCAAACAATTAAGGTGATGAACCTTGATTCTAAACCAGTGGAACTAAAAGTTTATGTACATTCTTGGGATTTGAATGAACAAAATAGAATACGTGTCCTACCGCCTAAAGAACAATCTTTAGAACAGTGGATTGTATTCACACCTTCTCGATTTACAATTCCAGCGCGTGGTGTGCAGACTATTCGTTTTACTGTTCGTCCCAGAGTAAAACCCCAAACAGGTGAACACCGAGCTGTAATTTTTGTGGAAGAAGTACCATCTGGCGATAAAAAAGGTGTAAACATCGTTGGCAAATTGGGCGTAGCAGTCTACGGTTATGTGGGAGATATTAAGCGAGTTGGTGTGTTGAATGCTGTCAATGTCAACAGTAAACCAAATGCGCTTAATGCCGTATTTGATATTTCTAGCCAAGGAAATGGATATGTAAATCTGCAAGGTCAATATGCTATTTGGCCTGCTGCTAAATATCCTGGTGCGGCTGCAACAAAACCTATAGCTAATTTAACACGAGACACTAAAATCAATGAACCTTTAGCAGATGTAGGTTTCTTACCTTCAACACCCGTATTACCAGAGAGTCGCCGTCAAATCTTACTTCCAATTAGTAAAAAATTACCCCCTGGCGACTATGTATTAGATATTAATGGCGAACTCAATGGTGTGGCAATTAAAAAAGGCATACCTTTTACAGTGCCATTTAATGCGCCAATCGCAGAAAATAGACCTCCCCGAACTCCATCAGGTTCGCAAAATCTCAGAAATAATCTCAGAAATGCACCGAGACGCAACTAG